The DNA sequence ACAAATGCATGTAAACGGTCTGAAACCCGAAGTTCGAACCTACAACACCCTCATACATGGTCTATTTGAGATGGGTAGACATGGCGAGGCACATAACCTTTTCAAGGACTTGCTAAATAAAGATAATAATCTATAAATTGTAACATGTCGATTTTTTTCCATGGCCTTCGCAGAAACAAATGTATCGATGATGCAATTTCCTTCTTTCAAATGATGGAACGTAAAGGTGTAATTCATGATATTCAAATTTATAATATCCTTATTTCTGAGCTCTGCAAGAATCGAAAGCTAGATAAGGCCACGTATATTTTTGATAACCTTGCTTCAAAAGATTTGCGACCCAGTGTACGGTCATACACAATAATgattcaagaactttgtcaagaAGGATTATTTGATGAAGCAAAAGAACTTTTTGTTGAAATGGAAGTGAATGGTTGTTTGCCCAACTGGGTGACTTATAATACAATCATATGGGGAGGCCTTGTTAACAGGAAATTTGAAGAAGCACGCATTCTGATAGAAAGCATGCGTGTTCGCAGTTTAGCAGCAGATGAATCCACAACATCCATGGTACTGAAACTATTTTCAATAAAAGAAAAGGATGCATCTGTTAGAAAATGGAATTTTGAGGCATAATTAAATTATGATCTTGATGTAATTTCCGGAAACTAATAGTTGGAAGTTGTTCCTTACTAAGAgtacttaaactttcatgtttgggtctaagacattttcttagtggaataCATAAATAAATGGAGTTGAAATGGCTAGTTTGAAATGGGTTTATGGTTGATTAAGTTGTGAAACTTGAGTATCACATTGATATGGTAAAAGAGAGTTGGTGGTTTTATGTAGTATAACATGCAAGTGTAGTGCACAACTACTAAGCCATGTGGGTGTGCATGGGTGTAGTGTGGGTCTCGCGTGCGCACACACATGCGCGCGCCGCCGCCGCCTCGCCTCGCCTCGCCATGTCACGACTCGGGTCgagtcgggtcgaagggcgatttgggcgaatgtctcggcgtctcgcgtacgcgagattTACTTATGGTCTGGGCTTGGTAAATTGGGTTTGTCTAACGGTTACAATTCTAATTAATATTCAAATTGAAATAAGTTTTAAgtgaaatatttattttaattaaaactGATTAGTTAcgttttttattttaaataagaAAAACATTtttgatatacatatatatacacatatctGTAAAAATCCTAGCTACCTCCTCTCATTTCCCTTGTCTCTCTCTGaaaatatacatacatacataggTTTTTTGGGCGACTGGGGTCTGATTGTCGTTGAACATCGTGGTGCTGTAAGATCGGTGTTCTGTTGTTGTTTTATCTTGGGAGGATTATTGCAGACTCTGAACACAGTAAATGAGGGCAATAAATTCTTCAAGAACAGCCTCTTCCTGTTGATGGATTGGTGACTTAGTTGTGTTGAAAGCTTCATTACGATAAGTTTTCTTTCTCGTCTTGTTTTTAATTTGACAGTTTCTGATTATATTCTGTTTTCGACCTTCGTGTTTTGTTTTCGTTATTGGTGATTCtgccttgttcttgttattgGTGATATAACTGTCTCGTTGTGTTAGTTTAGTCGCAGTACTATTGattttcctaacaacatctattCTTGCTTTCTGTAAATGGTTTATGCAGTAGGTAATGCCGTACATTCTCGTTTGCTAACCTATTCAATGACTCGCTAACTTTTTTCAGCTTATTGGTTTAACCATTTGTTAAAAGAAAATAAGACAGATGATATTAGAACTCAACTTTGTGATGAAGGTTGTTTACAAGTTTCTGTTAGATGTTGTAAATTGTTATTTAATTGTGTCCTACTTGTACTAGAATTGCTATTGTCgattaatataaattttattaatggAATTTGTACTCATATACAAATTTACGAGTCATTTAAATGATACAAAAAAAATGCTTAAAAGTTAACATAAAAATTCGAAGAAAGGACATTGTTATAGAATTCAGTTATTGTATTATCAACTATGAAATTAACATTACAAATATATGAGAAGAGTCGCCCCCTTAATTTCTTCTAACCTTGAACGCCCTACCTTCTTCTTCACCCTTTCCATTCATTTATATCTTCATAtttatcttcatctccttcttttatttactttttcttCAATAAAATCGAGATTTGTTCCACAAAACTCGAAAAATCCATCACAGTTATTCATTTTAGTTTTCAGATCTATTAAGGTAAGATCTtgaattttataataaaattcaatttttgaattcaaaatatcTGGTCTAACAACATATTACAATTTAGTGTTATTCCGAGATTTTTAATTTTGGGTTTTTTTGTAATGTTATGTTTAAGTTATTATTTGTGTGATTGATTGTTTTGCTTTATGCGATGTGTCATTCTTTGTGCGATGTGATGGTTTTGTTGAAAATGAATTTGACGGTATATTGGGAGACTGAGATATCTCGCATCAACACGTTCAGCATGTTTATAGCTGGTGTCCGAcaggtagatagctggggtgcaTTTGCAACAGTGGTAAAAATTacatgtgctcacctctcacaaaaaaAAAATGTTCATAACATATAAGCTCAGTTGTTATAACTGAGCCCTCTGAACATTGCACTATAAATGAAATTAACGTGATGGTCAATTGTGAAATTATTGTTTTCGGGGAAGTTGCGTGCATTTCCAAGAAAACCATTACCATCatttataattttcagaatatttatATTCAGTTTGTTAAGCAATTCGAAAACAAATGGCTAATTATTTAACTCTATTTATTTTTCAACTTGGTTGCATAATCAGTTGGGGTTTGTCCCGATTAAGGCTCTATTTGAGATTactgttaaaaattgttgtgtTAGAAAAAGTGCTGCCGAAAAAAAATgttgttgtaaaaatcagattactgtttggtaatttttttgataagaatatgttttgatgcaaaaaatttaaaataataatatttttgataagATTTGACGGTGAAATCTGCATCTGCTTCCCGCAACAGCTAAAAAGCAGGTTTTTCTAAAAGTATGAAAGGACTTACTTTCTCTAACGGCAGCTTTGAAGCCATCATTTTTTCTAAAAGaagcttttaaattttaccaaacagttttttaactaTTTTTCAGCAAAAAATAATGTTGCTGTGTGTTACACTAATACCAAACACACCCTAAGTATCTTTCAAGTTATTAATAAAATCTGctttaaatttggcaaaaaaaaatATGTGACGTCTGTTGTTTGGCATTTTGTTCTCTCTCAATTTATCGCTGTCCAGGACGCCGTATTACTCAACTGCAGATGCGATTCAATATTTTGGGCATTTGAACTCGGAATCTAATAAAAGTGGCGCTCACCAGGCTTCTTAATGTTCCACAAGATTCAAGTCAAAGTAACATGATCATTGCAGTAATATACGTTCACAAAATTTTCGACTTCATATTGACATCCAATCTCATGATGCCATCCAAACTCAAAAATCAGTCATTAAAGATGATGTGTTTGAAAAGGAAAATCATTATGGGTTTGTTTACAAGCAACGCCCAACTAAATTCAAAGCTGGTCAGGCAGTTTGGCTTTATAAATTGTAAAGCAGTGACTTCAAACAGTAAAATCAAAACCTAACTAGAGAGTACGAATAACAAAACAACGAGAGATGTGAACATAAGTTGTAAATCGGATTAGAATTCAAACCGTTCAAACCtcaaaatttatatcaaaattcaaACCAAATGACTTCCATTAAAGTATCCCATATTCTCACTTGTAATTAGATAACATCAGAAAGACACCAAGTATTCAGTTCAAGTATCAGCAACACAACAAAAGAGATAATTAGCAAAAAAAACACAACGATAGAGATTCATATATCAAGTGGTGCCTGTAATATGACAAAACTAGATGCAAGCAAGAGCTTGTTGGGGTTACTCCAATAATTAAGTTGGAATTTTTTAGGCCTATAGTATACATGGGAAAAATCAAAACAATGCAACCCAAAATTAGTAATATTGATAAAACAGAAACTTTAAAACCAATTTTAAGGTCTGGATATGCATCAAAAGATCAAAGCAGACCCTCACTAGGAGAGTTTGAACCAAACCGTCTAGGCCATTGAAAACTAAATCAAGAGAACCATAGACTGTCAAAAGAACAGCAATGTCATTTAACCATCAAACTGATGCAGGATCAGCAAGCTGAATTAGCTCCTGGCTATATTCTCAGCAACAGAAACTAAACTGTCAAAAGAATAGATAAACAAGGACCAACTCCCCAAAATATCAATAACAAACGAGACAACAAGGGGGGGGCAGTTGCCAAACTCATCTAAGAGCTTCCGCACAATCTGCAAAGGGCTTACAGAAATGAAATGTTTCCATCACAGCTTCTTTCAGAATATAAATGTTATGCGAAGGATTTGTTAACTTGCCGAATGCTTGTTTCTAGCCAAAAAAATCTCTCAATTAAGTTTAAACATTCCCATATAGCAAGAAACATATCGAATCATGTACCCAAAAAGACCATAACTAGCCAGATAGCCTGCGAAAAGGTTAACAAGATTAATAATGCATCTATTTCAGACGGCAAACTAGAGAAATGTTGAGGTACATGAAAAAATTACCCGTCCAATTAATTTCATCTTACTTTTTAAAGCAAGACAATGAGTTCAAAAGAACATGGAAGAGAACTAAGCGGCTAAGATGTTTATATCCCAGACCCACATTAAAACCAAGCATGCACCCAAAAATCGTGAAAGTTGGTTCTTCAAGACCCACTTCTTATCAAATACTTTCAAGATGTGCAAGTGTGTATTAAGTAAATCAATTTGCATCCAGCAGAATATTGGCAGTTGTAAACTTGTTTATAAAGAAAGTAGGTAACCAGCAGCAATCATGGGAATAGACCAGATTTGCCTTGCAAAGTCAAGCAAGCATAACACTCCAGCAGACCACATAACGAACAATTAAGGACACATATAGTACTTCACACGAAAACCAAGGTTCACACATTCAGAAGTTTGACCCTACAATGACAGAAAGCACCAAACGCAAAGGAAGAAATCGTTCTAGCAAAAACTTCAGGCCCTTGCATATGGTTTTGGGTAATACATCCTATTCTTCATCTGCAAATGAACAAAAAGATGTACCCATTAGCACCGACTCACACAAACATGGTTAATTTGTAGCAAAATGCATGTTTATAGCAATAATATAATTGGAATACATACAAATATTAAGCAAATGCTTCATCGGCGCTCATACGGTCCAGATCGGTCCCTGCTGCTATAGCGATCGCCGCCATAGCCACCACCATCCCTGTTGCGTCCACCGTACCTGTCTCCATTCCTATCAGGACCTCCACCACCTCCACGACCACCACCACCACCATACCTGTCATCTCTCCCACCATACCTGCCACCTCTATCACCTCCTTCACCAGGACATTCCCTTGCAAagtgtcctggctttccacacttgaaGCACTCTCCACCACCGGAACCACGTCCACCTCCTCCTCCATAGTCACGATCCCGGCCACGATCCCGTCCACGGTCTCTACCACCATCACGGTCTCTACCACCACCCTGCGGCTGAGCCTTGTCCACGGTGATTTTTCTGCCATCTAATTCCATTTCATGCATTGCTTCGATAGCATCTTCCATTGCTTGTTTGTCCTCAAACGTCACAAACCCAAATCCACGAGAGCGACCGGTTTCTCTGTCAGTAACCACCTACAGTGACATAAATTTTCATGTACAGGTCTCCTGATTGTTGTCAATTATTACCTATAATAATATTACACTCATGCAACATGCATTACTACCCCCGGGTAGGCATTTTTTTTCTGTAAATTTACCAGAACATTAAAAGCCTGTTTGCGAGTAGAGTACTGCATCTCCTTCACATAATGTATGCCAAAGTAGCCAATATCCAATGAAcacaaaattattaaaaatatatggCATAATAGCAATAATTGCAGGACAGGACTAGAATATTCAAATCTATTAGCAAAAGAAAAGAACCCAAGAAGTTGATAACAAGTGAATAGCCTACTGAAATTATTATTTAAACACAATG is a window from the Apium graveolens cultivar Ventura chromosome 1, ASM990537v1, whole genome shotgun sequence genome containing:
- the LOC141666728 gene encoding glycine-rich RNA-binding protein RZ1A-like, giving the protein MSDDAEYRCFVGGLSWSTTDRVLKDEFEKFGSLVDAKVVTDRETGRSRGFGFVTFEDKQAMEDAIEAMHEMELDGRKITVDKAQPQGGGRDRDGGRDRGRDRGRDRDYGGGGGRGSGGGECFKCGKPGHFARECPGEGGDRGGRYGGRDDRYGGGGGRGGGGGPDRNGDRYGGRNRDGGGYGGDRYSSRDRSGPYERR